The DNA window cttttaaccacggcaaaaatcacaactcattgatagatTTTTTTATACTCAGCCTTGagttaaatatatttaaatttaagttgaatctacctaattttgagtacaCCTCAaaaaactcaaaagtaccttattccacggaagacctcgactgagtcgaatatctcgctttgtttttgacaacactaataagtgcgaagaCGATGcaaaactcaaaagtacctaaatttaagttaaaataacttattctgtgggttgttttatttttccgtgtatatCTTTTGACCGCAATTTGAATTTGTGTTATTTCATAAATGCCTTAgatcaaaacagatgtcttgcCATATTTACCATTTTGACTTCAGTGCTTTCTTAGTATCGTTGACCAGAGcttcagttttattcaaaaacagATCTTTTACAAAAAGTAACATTCAGTTGAAACACATTTTATATAATTTCTGCGCAAACTGCTAATCAACAATATAATATTTTAGCTTTGTCTcaatttaaggctcaagttactttcCTTGCGCATGTataagaattgaacgcttggtagtatgcgtaggaaaaattcTGTACAGCTTTGCCGCCGATTTATCCTAATAAAGCATTCATTgtactctaaaagaagaaaatcagtcgatttagtAGATTACCAGGatccaaattatgcaaaatagttggtggaaaagcaattgaccgggcgggatggtgcttttgaaaaagtggctgtgggtTTTTCACTACGCAGTTGCGTTGCGTGCCCCGAGACAGTGTGGTGGTGTGACGAAAAATCACTGCCACTTTTTCGAGAGCACCATTCCgcccggtcaattgtttttctactcactatttttcatgatttgaatcgtgataatctaataaatcgactgatttccTTCTTTTGGAGTTTGTTAAAtgctttatatggataaaccggtgacaatgttgaacgcattttttccaacgcatactatcaagcattcaattcgtgtagacgctcaccgaaagttctttgaaccttaaagaacatttaaaaaattccgATATGTCTCAAAAACTAAAGAAATTTTCGTAACTTAGCTCCAACCATCCAGATTTCATTTTCTCGCAGTCCCAATTTTCAACGCCTGTATTCACCCGAAAGGCGGATCCAAGCTCGAACATACGACGGCTGGCTCTCGAGACCGTGCTGCTTAACTTCCACACTATCAGCCCAGACCATTTTTGGTCTAgttgaaaagtttgcccttATTGGAAAACTTTGCTTTCAATTTTGCGAGTTGAATCGTATGACTAATCAAATCTATATAATCGACCAAATCTACATAAATACTacagtgttttaaaaaattgtccgataccccagaaaatacggttcAATTAATAAAGCCCACAGCCAACCCATCCCGGCTGCCGATCGTGAGCAATGGCATGAGAAAAATCCAGTCCTGCAACGAATGAACGAATAAAAAACACagataataataatgaaaataaaCACAAATAGGATACACCAATTATCGAATGGACTTATAACAAGCTCCTAATAATATATAATAAATAAAGTAAACATCCACCACTACCGCGAGAGAAGCAGAGAATTTCCAGCGAACGTAAACGAACAAGAAGCCGCACAAATGGAAAGTACATTAACACGAACAAAAGCTAAACGAGACTTCCATTCATTCAAATTGATAACCACCCGAGAGCAACAGGGACAGCACATTCGCAACTGCCAGCAGGCTCGAAAGAGTCAGCATGGCCATCATAAACATTTAATTTGCCTTTCCCCCTCGTATATAGTGTAAGCTACTTAGCGCTTCGAATAAACAGGAGACGAAGCGGAGACACTGAAAACATAATCTATTTAACGAACACAAGGCGTACTTATGCAAAGCTCTTCGAAATGCTTGAATGTGGGGTGCGATTCGTAAGCCACGCCCACCCATTCCATGTGTAATGCTCATAGCAGCTCACAGCTACAGCCATAAACTTTGCATCGATCTACAAATGGGAGACGCAATGGGCGAGAATTGCGCGGGTGTTGGTGAGCCCGGGCAGACTGACTGCTCGATGGCATTGGTTGCGTGGATAGGTTGTGAAAAGTCACCCTACCAGTTTTCATTCCGTGTTCAGCGTTCGTTGAGCGAAGTTCTCGTGTGCGTCTCAGTGCCGTGTCCGTTTCTTGATCTTAACGCCAAGTCTTCTTCTGCAAATAGCGTGCGCGCGCCGTATCCCGTATCGGATACTGTTGAAGTGACCGAAGAAAGTGGTTGTGAATTAAACCTTgaacaaaaaaacacacacacacgctaATTGGCTCGGCCCGGTGATTGATGATCACGCAATCGTGTCAGTGCGAATATAGTTATTGCAAGTTTTTGATGCTTTTTACTAACTAAGCTTTAGTGAGGAAATAAGTTAATCGGTAGAGAAAGTTTGTGACGCTGAGAGGTGTAAGCTCAGCAGCGAGACGAGAAGAATTTTATGTGATACTCGGTGCAAATAAAAGTTGCAAAATTTCGACCTACAAAATGCCGACGCTTCAACCGCGGATAGGATTTAGTATCGACTCTATAGTCGGGAACAGTACACCCAAATCGCCGCCCTACGCAATAACAAAAATGGGCGGTCCACAGCGGTCACCGAGCCCGCAGTCGTACTCGGTTCGACTAAATCGACTGCAGAGTCTTTCGCCGCCGCACAATTACAGCATCACAAGACTGCCAGAATCTCCTCAGAGTATCGAGTCCCAAACTCGCCTGGAAACGCTTACGACAACAAGTCCCGCACTGCAATCTAGGCTAACTCCAGATGAGCATCTGTCAAGCAAAAGACCTCGCAGCCCATCTCCACCGTCTTCCCCGTCGGGCCCAATGTCTGTTCCAGTGACCGGCCCTGGACCAATTGTTGTACCGGGACTCCCTGCAGGACTTATCCGACCGTTCCCCGTCAGTCCGccgcaacaacaacaaccaccACAAAATCCGGACATCAAAACTCTTCCACCGTTCATGCATACCCCCGAGATGGTTCAAGCTGCCCACAATCAACACTTCCTCGCCGCACAGTTCCAAGCTGCCGCCCTAGCACATGCCCAAGCCGGACAACCCTTTCCACCACATCCGGCCGCTGCTCATCTGCACAATCCAAATCTTCCACCACGGGACAGCTACCCGCTCTATCCGTGGCTGCTGAGTCGACACGGTCGTGGAGTGTTTCCAATCGGATTTCCAGGCAGTAAGTACTAGTCATAAAACAAATCCACTCAGCTACTACTTATCGCTAACAACCTTACCGTTCACCTCACTAAATAACAAATATTGATTGTGGTCCCGCTGACACTACAAGTCATTTTGTTTCGCTGTAAATCATCGGATGTTTCATACATTGTAACGTCCGTTCGGAGATTGACGACCCATTAAAGCCAGCTAATTTTATCTCTTTCGTCGCATCTGCGCCGACGTCAGCCGTGGCATAGTAACCAATTTTAACGGCCTATTTAACAAATTAATCGCTCTCGATATTTGAGCATCTTGTTCCCCCCTCCGACGATCCCGTCAACCCTCACGTCTTCTGTTCATCGTAGGCTGCTTATTAATTACTTAATTTCGGTGTC is part of the Topomyia yanbarensis strain Yona2022 chromosome 1, ASM3024719v1, whole genome shotgun sequence genome and encodes:
- the LOC131677039 gene encoding homeotic protein empty spiracles-like: MPTLQPRIGFSIDSIVGNSTPKSPPYAITKMGGPQRSPSPQSYSVRLNRLQSLSPPHNYSITRLPESPQSIESQTRLETLTTTSPALQSRLTPDEHLSSKRPRSPSPPSSPSGPMSVPVTGPGPIVVPGLPAGLIRPFPVSPPQQQQPPQNPDIKTLPPFMHTPEMVQAAHNQHFLAAQFQAAALAHAQAGQPFPPHPAAAHLHNPNLPPRDSYPLYPWLLSRHGRGVFPIGFPGNYLIPFRKSKRVRTAFSPSQLLKLEHAFESNHYVVGAERKQLAQNLNLSETQVKVWFQNRRTKHKRMQQEEGKSGESSDQNRSTSSPASGSCPEDDEDEFIDMDDCPSDEENMHHNG